A single window of Salminus brasiliensis chromosome 18, fSalBra1.hap2, whole genome shotgun sequence DNA harbors:
- the arsib gene encoding arylsulfatase I, with amino-acid sequence MLVRELWYQIHTGLQHSIIRPRQPSCLPSNLVTLPQRLQEAGYSTHMVGKWHLGFYRKDCLPTRRGFHTYFGSLTGSVDYYTYGSCDGKSLCGFDLHDGESVAWGRAGKYSTHLYTQRVRKILASHHPDQQPLFIFVSLQAVHTPLKPPKSYIYPYRSMGNVPRRKYAAMVSIVDEAVHNITYAIRKYGYYRNSIIIFSSDNGAQPFTGGSNWPLRGRKGTYWEGGIRAVGFVHSPLLRHKRRVSKALLHITDWYPTLVRLAGGNVSLDQGLDGYDIWPVLSENKESPRLEILHNIDPLHRRGLGSWQAGQGLWDTTVQAAIRVGDWKLLTGDPGHGDWVPPQVLTSFPGGWWNLERGNGEGKKSVWLFNITADPCERNDLADQRPGVVRKLLARLVSYNRTAIPVCYPPDDPRANPDMNGGAWVPWVDEEEQEGNWKGVYYKRGRNRKRKKCRFCKIRSFFKKLNSRIMSNRI; translated from the exons ATGCTGGTCCGAGAGCTTTG gtatcAGATCCACACCGGTCTTCAGCACTCAATCATCAGGCCTCGACAGCCCAGCTGCCTTCCCAGCAACCTGGTGACTCTGCCCCAGCGGCTCCAGGAGGCGGGATACTCCACGCACATGGTGGGCAAGTGGCACCTGGGCTTCTACCGGAAAGACTGCCTGCCCACTCGCCGGGGTTTCCACACCTACTTCGGCTCTTTGACCGGTAGTGTGGATTACTACACCTACGGCTCCTGCGATGGCAAATCCCTCTGTGGCTTCGACCTCCACGATGGGGAATCTGTGGCCTGGGGGAGAGCAGGAAAATACTCCACCCACCTCTACACCCAGAGGGTGCGTAAAATCCTGGCCTCGCACCATCCGGACCAACAGCCACTCTTCATCTTCGTCTCTCTGCAGGCGGTTCACACGCCTCTGAAACCGCCCAAGTCCTACATCTACCCTTATCGATCCATGGGCAACGTTCCTCGCAGGAAGTACGCAGCAATGGTGTCCATCGTGGATGAAGCTGTGCATAACATCACGTACGCCATCCGCAAGTACGGATACTACCGCAACAGCATCATCATCTTCTCCAGCGATAACGGAGCGCAGCCGTTTACAGGGGGCAGCAACTGGCCTCTGCGAGGACGCAAAGGTACATACTGGGAAGGGGGGATTCGGGCAGTGGGATTTGTCCACAGCCCATTGTTGCGGCACAAACGGAGGGTCAGCAAGGCTCTTCTCCACATCACCGACTGGTACCCGACCCTGGTACGGCTCGCTGGAGGCAACGTGTCCCTGGACCAAGGGCTCGACGGGTACGATATTTGGCCTGTCCTTAGTGAGAACAAAGAATCTCCACGGCTGGAAATTTTACACAATATTGACCCTCTCCATCGACGAGGTTTAGGATCCTGGCAAGCAGGTCAAGGACTCTGGGACACGACTGTGCAGGCGGCTATCAGGGTCGGAGACTGGAAGCTTCTGACAGGTGACCCAGGCCATGGGGACTGGGTCCCACCCCAGGTTTTGACCAGCTTCCCTGGTGGCTGGTGGAACCTGGAGCGAGGGAACGGAGAAGGGAAGAAATCCGTGTGGCTCTTCAACATCACGGCTGACCCCTGCGAGAGGAATGACTTGGCGGATCAGAGGCCCGGTGTGGTCAGAAAACTGTTGGCACGTCTGGTGTCGTACAACCGCACAGCCATCCCTGTCTGCTACCCGCCAGACGACCCTCGCGCCAACCCCGATATGAACGGTGGAGCTTGGGTACCTTGGGTAGATGAGGAGGAACAGGAGGGCAATTGGAAAGGGGTCTATTACAAGAGGGGGAGGAACCGCAAACGGAAAAAGTGCAGGTTCTGCAAAATACGCTCCTTCTTCAAGAAGTTAAACTCAAGGATCATGTCAAATAGGATATGA
- the ndufa2 gene encoding LOW QUALITY PROTEIN: NADH dehydrogenase [ubiquinone] 1 alpha subcomplex subunit 2 (The sequence of the model RefSeq protein was modified relative to this genomic sequence to represent the inferred CDS: inserted 1 base in 1 codon; deleted 2 bases in 1 codon) — protein MAAVRAIGSNLAKNLREVRLHFCQSSPASQGARQFVEQYYVPLKKXHPEFPVLIRECSGVQPDCGPRYGFGKEHSVALDNMSAEQVAKELREAASLKP, from the exons ATGGCGGCGGTGAGGGCGATCGGGTCCAACCTGGCCAAGAACCTGCGGGAAGTCCGCCTCCACTTCTGCCAGAGCTCACCTGCGAGCCAGGGAGCCAG GCAGTTTGTTGAGCAGTACTACGTCCCGCTGAAGA ACCACCCGGAGTTCCCCGTCCTCATCAGAGAGTGCTCTGGAGTTCAG CCAGACTGTGGGCCTCGCTACG GTTTCGGGAAGGAGCACAGCGTCGCTCTGGACAACATGAGCGCGGAGCAGGTGGCCAAAGAGCTGAGAGAAGCCGCCAGCCTGAAGCCATGA